A genome region from Thalassococcus arenae includes the following:
- a CDS encoding amino acid ABC transporter substrate-binding protein: MKKTVILGALTVTGLSAAAASAATLDDVKARGKLNCGVTTGLVGFAAPDANNEWTGFDVGVCRAVAAAVLGDPTAVEFVPTTGKTRFTALASGEIDMLARNTTWTFSRDVDLKFEFVGINYYDGQGFMVPKALGVSSAKELDGATVCIQTGTTTELNLADFFRTNNISYEPVPIETNAEAQQQYLAGACDVYTTDASGLAATRAAFENPGDHVVLPEIISKEPLGPLVRHGDNDWGDIVRWTLNALIAAEEMGITSANLEEMKSNTNNPEIARILGTEGNLGEMLGLDADWAARAIAAGGNYGELFEKNIGENTPIGLSRGLNAQWTDGGLLYAPPFR; this comes from the coding sequence ATGAAAAAAACCGTGATTCTCGGCGCTCTGACCGTGACCGGCCTGTCGGCCGCTGCGGCTTCTGCGGCGACGCTGGACGACGTGAAGGCCCGCGGCAAACTCAACTGCGGCGTCACCACCGGCCTCGTCGGCTTTGCCGCGCCGGATGCGAACAACGAATGGACCGGCTTTGACGTCGGCGTCTGCCGCGCGGTTGCTGCCGCTGTGCTGGGCGACCCGACCGCGGTCGAATTCGTACCGACCACCGGCAAGACGCGCTTCACCGCGCTGGCCTCGGGCGAAATCGACATGCTGGCCCGGAACACCACCTGGACCTTCTCGCGCGACGTCGATCTCAAGTTCGAATTCGTCGGCATCAACTACTACGACGGCCAGGGCTTCATGGTGCCGAAGGCGCTTGGCGTGAGCTCGGCCAAGGAACTCGATGGCGCGACTGTCTGCATCCAGACCGGCACCACCACCGAACTGAACCTGGCGGATTTCTTCCGTACCAACAATATCAGCTACGAGCCGGTGCCGATCGAGACCAACGCCGAAGCGCAGCAGCAGTACCTGGCCGGCGCCTGTGACGTCTACACCACCGACGCATCCGGCCTTGCCGCGACCCGCGCCGCGTTCGAGAACCCGGGCGACCACGTGGTTCTGCCCGAGATCATCTCGAAGGAACCGCTGGGCCCGCTGGTGCGCCATGGCGACAACGATTGGGGCGACATCGTCCGCTGGACGCTGAACGCGCTGATCGCCGCCGAAGAAATGGGCATCACCTCGGCCAATCTCGAAGAGATGAAGTCGAACACCAACAACCCGGAAATCGCCCGTATCCTCGGCACCGAAGGCAACCTGGGCGAGATGCTGGGGCTTGACGCCGACTGGGCAGCCCGCGCCATCGCGGCCGGCGGCAACTACGGCGAACTGTTCGAGAAGAACATCGGCGAGAATACCCCGATCGGCCTGTCGCGCGGCCTCAACGCGCAGTGGACCGATGGCGGCCTGCTGTACGCGCCGCCCTTCCGGTAA
- a CDS encoding amino acid ABC transporter permease, which produces MSTLTDPPKESFRLSMLIYDTRYRSATIQVVALMGFMLLAAWLINNTLTNLATLGKPIDFGFFREPAGYDINQRLLDYNSRDSHLRASFLGLLNTLVVAVLGCITATILGVLIGVLRLSSNWLVARIMTVYVEMFRNVPVLLWIVLVMAVLIESLPAPNAFRGENATASMSFMDSVAVTNRGVYIPEPLFDRSLGNISLLGESSLRFDVSVDFLVIVAVLIIGFWAAARIKARADRIQEATGQRPTTWYLRLGVVVLPLIAVLVALGFHLGYPELRGFNFQGGIYMRNSLIALWLALSLYTAAFIAEIVRGGILAIAKGQSEAAGALGLRPNRIMSLVILPQALRVIIPPLISNYLNLTKNSSLAIAVGYLDITGTLGGITMNQTGRELECVLLLMLVYLVISLSISAVMNWYNNRVKLVER; this is translated from the coding sequence ATGTCCACCTTGACCGACCCTCCGAAGGAGTCGTTTCGGCTATCCATGCTGATCTACGACACCCGGTATCGTTCTGCGACGATTCAGGTCGTGGCGCTGATGGGGTTCATGCTGCTGGCGGCATGGCTCATCAACAACACGCTCACGAATCTGGCGACGCTTGGCAAACCGATCGATTTCGGCTTCTTCCGCGAACCCGCGGGCTACGACATCAACCAGCGACTGCTGGACTACAACAGCCGGGATTCGCACCTGCGTGCGTCCTTCCTGGGCTTGCTGAACACGCTTGTGGTCGCCGTTCTGGGATGCATCACCGCCACCATACTGGGTGTTCTCATCGGGGTGCTTCGGCTTAGCTCTAACTGGCTGGTCGCACGGATCATGACCGTTTACGTCGAGATGTTCCGCAACGTACCGGTGCTGCTGTGGATCGTGCTGGTCATGGCGGTTCTGATCGAAAGCCTGCCGGCCCCCAACGCCTTTCGCGGCGAAAACGCCACCGCCTCTATGTCCTTCATGGACAGCGTTGCGGTGACCAACCGCGGGGTCTACATCCCCGAACCGTTGTTCGACCGGTCGCTGGGAAATATCTCGCTTCTCGGCGAATCCAGCCTGCGCTTCGACGTCAGCGTCGATTTCCTGGTCATTGTCGCGGTGCTGATCATCGGTTTCTGGGCGGCCGCGCGCATCAAGGCCCGCGCCGACCGTATCCAGGAGGCCACCGGTCAACGACCGACGACATGGTATCTTCGGCTTGGGGTGGTGGTGCTGCCACTGATCGCGGTGCTCGTCGCACTCGGGTTCCATCTGGGTTACCCCGAACTGCGGGGCTTCAACTTTCAGGGCGGGATATACATGCGCAACTCGCTGATTGCGCTATGGCTGGCCCTGTCGCTTTATACCGCCGCCTTCATCGCCGAAATCGTGCGTGGCGGTATCCTGGCCATCGCCAAGGGCCAAAGCGAAGCCGCTGGCGCGCTTGGCCTGCGTCCCAACCGGATCATGTCGCTGGTCATCCTGCCGCAGGCACTGCGCGTCATCATCCCGCCGCTGATCTCGAACTACCTGAACCTGACCAAGAACTCGTCGCTGGCGATTGCCGTGGGGTATCTGGACATCACGGGTACGCTGGGCGGGATCACGATGAACCAGACCGGGCGGGAACTGGAATGCGTCCTGCTGCTGATGCTGGTCTACCTGGTCATCAGCCTGAGCATCTCGGCCGTGATGAACTGGTACAACAACCGCGTCAAACTGGTGGAGCGGTAA
- a CDS encoding amino acid ABC transporter permease, which yields MSDTHSETTRAVAFVRTQMLPEKAPPATSVGIIGWLRANLFSNALNTVLTIVALAFIFYILSGLIPWMFQSVWNADSLSECREIISEAYGTTHGHACWAVINERWFQLTFGFYPPELVWRPILAFVLLLVALAPVLFSDRFPRQLLVVTAAYPFVMPWLMWGGTIWGPMAAAAGFAIGYFGVRVLSPILGQLAAIIIGVVAALIWWVVLAGPVAGAIGSILPLGITPVESRQFGGFMLSIMIGVVAIGVSLPIGIVLALGRQSNLLIVRALCVGFIEFIRGVPLITLLFVASTLLNIFMPPGTNFDIILRVMIMVTLFAAAYMAEVIRGGLAALPKGQYEGADSLGLNYWQAQRLIIMPQALKISIPGIVSTFIGIFKDTVLVSIIGLLDPLGLSNAIRADAAWNGIYWELFAFIGAMFFIFCFGMSRYSMYLERKLKTSH from the coding sequence ATGAGCGATACACATTCCGAAACAACCCGCGCCGTCGCGTTCGTCCGCACCCAGATGCTGCCTGAAAAGGCACCTCCGGCCACGTCGGTCGGTATCATCGGCTGGTTGCGGGCCAACCTGTTCTCGAACGCTCTGAACACGGTGCTCACGATCGTCGCGCTGGCTTTCATCTTCTATATCCTTTCGGGACTGATCCCGTGGATGTTCCAGTCGGTCTGGAATGCCGACTCGCTCAGCGAATGCCGCGAAATCATTTCCGAGGCCTACGGCACCACGCATGGCCATGCCTGCTGGGCAGTCATCAACGAACGCTGGTTCCAGTTGACCTTCGGCTTCTACCCGCCGGAACTGGTCTGGCGGCCGATCCTCGCCTTCGTGCTGCTTCTGGTGGCGCTGGCGCCGGTGCTGTTCTCGGATCGCTTTCCGCGGCAATTGCTGGTGGTGACGGCGGCCTATCCTTTCGTCATGCCCTGGCTGATGTGGGGCGGTACGATCTGGGGGCCTATGGCGGCCGCGGCCGGGTTCGCCATCGGCTATTTTGGCGTCAGGGTCCTGTCGCCCATCCTGGGCCAGCTCGCGGCGATCATCATCGGTGTCGTGGCTGCGCTGATCTGGTGGGTCGTTCTGGCAGGGCCGGTGGCCGGTGCCATCGGATCGATCCTGCCTCTCGGCATCACCCCAGTGGAAAGCCGGCAGTTCGGCGGCTTCATGCTGTCGATCATGATCGGTGTCGTTGCCATCGGCGTGTCGCTGCCCATCGGCATCGTGCTGGCGCTAGGCCGCCAGTCCAATCTGCTGATCGTTCGGGCGCTGTGCGTGGGCTTCATCGAATTCATCCGCGGCGTGCCGCTGATCACACTTCTGTTCGTGGCTTCGACCCTGCTCAACATCTTCATGCCGCCCGGCACCAATTTCGACATCATCCTGCGGGTGATGATCATGGTGACGTTGTTCGCAGCGGCCTACATGGCCGAGGTGATCCGCGGCGGTCTGGCCGCATTGCCCAAGGGACAGTACGAAGGGGCCGACAGCCTGGGTCTGAACTACTGGCAGGCGCAGCGGCTGATCATCATGCCACAGGCGCTGAAGATCTCGATCCCCGGGATCGTCAGCACCTTCATCGGCATCTTCAAGGACACCGTCCTTGTGTCGATCATCGGCCTGCTCGACCCGCTGGGTCTGTCCAACGCCATCCGTGCGGACGCAGCCTGGAACGGAATCTACTGGGAACTCTTCGCCTTCATCGGCGCGATGTTCTTCATCTTCTGTTTCGGCATGTCCCGTTACTCGATGTATCTTGAGCGCAAGCTCAAGACGTCTCATTAA
- a CDS encoding amino acid ABC transporter ATP-binding protein: protein MSELAIDREIDRSKMQVSDEIAIQIMNMNKWYGTFHVLRDIDLTVNNGERIVIAGPSGSGKSTLIRCINRLEEHQQGQIIVDGIELTSDLKNIDKVRSEVGMVFQHFNLFPHLTVLENCTLAPIWVRKTPRKEAEETAMHFLEKVKIPEQALKYPGQLSGGQQQRVAIARSLCMKPRIMLFDEPTSALDPEMIKEVLDTMIELAEEGMTMLCVTHEMGFARQVANRVIFMDQGQIVEQNEPEEFFNNPQNDRTKLFLSQILGH from the coding sequence ATGTCTGAGCTTGCAATCGACCGCGAAATCGACCGCTCCAAGATGCAGGTGAGCGACGAGATCGCCATCCAGATCATGAACATGAACAAGTGGTACGGAACGTTCCACGTGTTGCGCGACATCGACCTGACGGTGAACAACGGCGAACGGATCGTTATCGCCGGGCCGTCCGGGTCCGGCAAATCCACGCTGATCCGCTGCATCAACCGGCTGGAGGAACACCAGCAGGGGCAGATCATCGTGGACGGGATCGAACTGACCTCGGACCTCAAGAACATCGACAAGGTGCGGTCCGAAGTCGGAATGGTGTTCCAGCACTTCAACCTGTTCCCGCATCTGACGGTGTTGGAAAACTGCACGCTGGCGCCGATCTGGGTGCGCAAGACGCCCCGCAAGGAGGCCGAGGAAACGGCGATGCATTTCCTGGAAAAGGTCAAGATCCCCGAACAGGCGCTGAAATATCCCGGTCAACTGTCGGGCGGTCAACAGCAGCGCGTGGCCATCGCGCGGTCGCTGTGCATGAAGCCGCGCATCATGCTGTTCGACGAACCGACCTCGGCACTGGACCCCGAGATGATCAAAGAAGTGCTCGACACGATGATCGAGCTGGCCGAGGAAGGCATGACGATGCTCTGCGTCACCCACGAGATGGGTTTCGCCCGCCAGGTCGCGAACCGGGTCATCTTCATGGACCAGGGTCAGATCGTGGAACAGAACGAACCCGAAGAGTTCTTCAACAATCCGCAGAACGATCGAACCAAGCTGTTCCTGAGCCAGATCCTGGGGCATTGA
- a CDS encoding SixA phosphatase family protein, with product MTMKLILMRHAKSDWSFDLQDHERPLNKRGRRSAKALGDWLRAQGHLPDQVLCSTAKRTRETLDLLNLDAPAQFDRALYHAGPETLMEVLQDATGDCVLMLGHNPGIAFFAGALLSAPPEHDRFDHYPTGATLVAAFDQDSWKDTKPGAGRALDFVVPRELLS from the coding sequence ATGACGATGAAGCTGATCCTGATGCGACACGCCAAGTCCGACTGGTCGTTCGACCTGCAAGATCACGAACGCCCTCTGAACAAGCGCGGCCGGCGCAGTGCGAAAGCCCTGGGCGATTGGCTGCGCGCGCAGGGCCACCTTCCCGACCAGGTCTTGTGTTCGACCGCCAAGCGCACCCGCGAGACGCTTGACCTGCTGAACCTGGACGCGCCGGCCCAATTCGACCGCGCGTTGTATCACGCCGGCCCCGAGACGCTGATGGAGGTGCTGCAGGACGCCACCGGCGACTGCGTGCTGATGCTGGGGCACAACCCCGGCATCGCGTTCTTCGCGGGGGCGCTGCTGAGCGCGCCGCCGGAACACGACCGGTTCGATCACTATCCGACAGGTGCAACGCTGGTCGCTGCGTTCGACCAGGACAGCTGGAAAGACACAAAGCCCGGCGCGGGCCGGGCTTTGGATTTCGTCGTTCCGAGGGAATTGCTGTCGTAG
- a CDS encoding ferredoxin, which produces MTLGAFDAEARVHGLTLRGALHPPPDATLPADTRTLILLGPDEPRFWPMFSGAPEFLDGAADPLDRWSKRVIGTLAREWGGTAIFPSDGPPYPPFIAWAQGCATIWASPVGLLVHHEAGLWVSFRGAVALPDRHEIPAAIRPCDRCAGQPCTTACPVGALAPGQNYDVGACRAHVASDAGRACREIGCLARRACPASAALQRPDAQAAFHMAAFLGR; this is translated from the coding sequence ATGACACTGGGGGCGTTTGACGCCGAAGCCCGCGTGCACGGGCTGACGTTGCGCGGCGCGCTGCATCCGCCGCCCGATGCGACCCTGCCTGCCGACACGCGAACGCTGATCCTGCTGGGGCCGGACGAGCCGCGTTTCTGGCCGATGTTTTCGGGTGCGCCGGAATTCCTGGATGGGGCCGCCGATCCGCTGGACCGCTGGTCCAAGCGCGTGATCGGGACGCTGGCGCGCGAATGGGGCGGCACGGCGATCTTTCCCTCGGACGGCCCGCCCTACCCGCCCTTCATCGCCTGGGCGCAGGGCTGTGCCACCATCTGGGCCTCGCCTGTCGGGCTGCTGGTGCATCACGAGGCCGGTCTGTGGGTGTCGTTTCGCGGCGCCGTGGCCCTGCCGGACCGGCACGAGATTCCCGCGGCCATCCGCCCCTGCGACCGCTGCGCCGGGCAGCCCTGTACCACCGCCTGCCCAGTCGGCGCGCTGGCGCCGGGTCAGAATTACGATGTCGGCGCCTGCCGGGCGCATGTCGCCTCGGACGCCGGCCGGGCGTGCCGCGAAATCGGCTGCCTGGCCCGCCGCGCCTGCCCGGCTTCGGCCGCACTGCAGCGACCCGACGCTCAGGCGGCGTTTCACATGGCAGCGTTCCTGGGACGATGA
- the argB gene encoding acetylglutamate kinase gives MRAQNMNRDWIATARTLSEALPYLQRYSGAIVVVKFGGNAMGDAEAMAEFARDVVLMRQVGVNPIVVHGGGPMINDLLKRLGIESEWVRGKRVTDQATVEVVEMVLTGLVNKRIVQAIMDEGGRAVGLSGKDDDLMVCEPDDPELGFVGRPVEMNVQVLRDLFTAGIIPVVAPVATGMDPLETYNVNGDTAAGAIAGALKADRLLLLTDVSGVKGADGEVLTALTPQDVRRLTDEGVIAGGMIPKTETALKAIEEGVRAVVILDGRVRNACLLELFTEHGAGSLIKPENLPPREKR, from the coding sequence ATGAGAGCCCAGAACATGAACCGCGACTGGATCGCCACCGCCCGCACGCTGTCCGAAGCACTGCCCTATCTGCAACGCTATTCCGGCGCCATCGTGGTGGTGAAATTCGGCGGCAACGCGATGGGCGATGCCGAAGCCATGGCCGAATTCGCCCGCGACGTCGTACTGATGCGACAGGTCGGGGTAAACCCGATCGTCGTGCATGGCGGCGGCCCGATGATCAACGACCTGCTGAAACGGTTGGGCATCGAATCGGAATGGGTGCGCGGCAAGCGGGTGACCGACCAGGCCACTGTCGAGGTGGTCGAGATGGTGCTGACCGGTCTTGTCAACAAGCGCATCGTGCAGGCGATCATGGATGAAGGCGGCCGCGCGGTGGGTCTGTCGGGCAAGGATGACGACCTGATGGTCTGCGAACCCGACGACCCCGAACTGGGCTTTGTCGGCCGGCCGGTCGAAATGAACGTGCAGGTGCTGCGCGACCTGTTCACTGCCGGAATCATCCCGGTAGTCGCTCCCGTGGCCACCGGCATGGACCCGCTGGAAACCTATAACGTCAACGGCGACACCGCCGCGGGCGCGATCGCCGGTGCGCTCAAGGCCGACCGGCTGTTGCTGCTGACCGACGTCTCCGGCGTCAAGGGCGCCGATGGCGAGGTGCTGACCGCGCTGACCCCCCAAGACGTGCGCCGCCTGACAGACGAGGGCGTGATCGCCGGCGGCATGATTCCCAAGACCGAAACCGCGCTGAAGGCGATCGAGGAGGGCGTGCGCGCCGTGGTCATCCTGGACGGCCGGGTGCGCAATGCCTGCCTGCTGGAGCTGTTCACCGAACACGGCGCCGGATCGCTGATCAAGCCCGAGAACCTGCCCCCGCGCGAGAAACGATGA
- the yihA gene encoding ribosome biogenesis GTP-binding protein YihA/YsxC, with amino-acid sequence MTALPFPLAEAPDDATSEIGRKLFAGDVQFLKGVVAMDGLPPADRIEVCFAGRSNVGKSSLINALTGRKGLARASNTPGRTQEINFFTLGDDRYLVDLPGYGFANAPVAVVEKWQRLLKAYLAGRASLRRAFVLIDARHGTKSVDEEIMALLDQSAVPFQVVLTKADKVKSRDMEPMLAQVRKTLAKHPAAFPEMVLTSSEKGDGLATLRAVIATLV; translated from the coding sequence GTGACCGCCCTGCCCTTTCCGCTGGCCGAAGCCCCCGACGACGCCACCTCCGAGATCGGACGAAAGCTGTTCGCGGGTGATGTGCAGTTCCTCAAGGGCGTGGTCGCCATGGACGGGCTGCCGCCGGCCGACCGGATCGAAGTCTGTTTTGCCGGGCGGTCCAATGTCGGCAAGTCCAGCCTGATCAACGCGCTGACCGGCCGCAAGGGGCTGGCGCGGGCGTCGAACACACCGGGCCGCACCCAGGAAATCAATTTCTTCACGCTGGGCGACGACCGCTATCTGGTCGACCTGCCCGGCTACGGCTTTGCCAACGCGCCGGTGGCGGTGGTCGAGAAATGGCAACGCCTGCTCAAGGCCTACCTGGCCGGTCGCGCGTCGCTGCGCCGCGCCTTCGTGCTGATCGACGCCCGCCACGGCACAAAGTCTGTGGACGAAGAGATCATGGCGCTGCTGGACCAGTCCGCCGTGCCCTTTCAGGTCGTCCTGACCAAGGCCGACAAGGTCAAATCCCGGGACATGGAACCGATGCTTGCGCAGGTGCGCAAAACGCTTGCCAAACACCCTGCCGCGTTTCCCGAGATGGTCCTGACCAGCTCTGAAAAGGGCGACGGCCTTGCCACCCTGCGCGCCGTCATCGCCACGCTTGTGTGA
- a CDS encoding MOSC domain-containing protein, with translation MTGRVTAIWRFPVKSHGREALDAVTLTAGQTLPWDRHWAVAHDQSDADGSQWVSCRNFSIGSKAPGLGAITARLDEATATVTLSHPEREDLTFRPDTEGDKLIAWAGGFIPENRAQSSRVVRGETRGFTDSDFPSVTLCNMSSHRAVEQRIGHKLSAHRWRGNLWFDGLAPWEEFDWVDREVQIGEAVLLVRERTARCLATHNNPETGQRDANVLEALDSWGHRDFSVLAEVVRSGRIAVGDQVARL, from the coding sequence ATGACCGGCCGCGTGACAGCGATCTGGCGTTTCCCCGTGAAAAGCCACGGCCGCGAAGCGCTGGACGCCGTTACGCTGACCGCCGGCCAGACCCTGCCCTGGGACCGGCATTGGGCCGTCGCGCATGACCAGAGCGACGCGGACGGGTCGCAATGGGTGTCGTGCCGCAACTTCTCGATCGGCAGCAAGGCGCCGGGGCTGGGCGCCATCACAGCGCGACTGGACGAGGCAACGGCGACCGTGACGCTGAGCCATCCCGAGCGCGAGGATCTGACTTTCCGCCCGGACACCGAGGGTGACAAGCTGATCGCCTGGGCGGGCGGCTTCATCCCGGAAAACCGCGCGCAATCGTCCCGCGTGGTGCGCGGCGAAACGCGGGGCTTCACCGACAGCGACTTTCCATCGGTCACGCTGTGCAACATGTCTTCGCACCGGGCGGTGGAACAACGCATCGGCCACAAGCTGTCGGCTCATCGCTGGCGTGGCAACCTGTGGTTCGACGGGCTGGCCCCGTGGGAGGAGTTCGACTGGGTCGACCGCGAAGTGCAGATCGGCGAGGCGGTGCTGCTGGTGCGCGAGCGCACGGCCCGCTGCCTGGCCACGCATAACAACCCCGAGACCGGTCAACGCGATGCAAACGTGCTCGAGGCGCTGGACAGCTGGGGGCACCGCGATTTCTCGGTCCTCGCCGAGGTAGTGCGCAGCGGCCGCATTGCTGTCGGCGACCAGGTGGCGCGGCTGTGA
- the yidC gene encoding membrane protein insertase YidC, with the protein MDDQNKNLLLATALSFVVILVWFILFPPPEPPVDTADPATAQATADLPPTGGVATAPSAAPGTTPATQATTAAAPEAPRVAIETERLSGSISLTGGRIDTLKLKDYRVSIDENADIVQMLRPVGDVAPYYALYGWAPGTGLTLDDVPGANTPWQVASGETLGIGSPVTLQWQSPAGLTFTRTISVDENYMFTVTQGVTNGSEATVSMAPYGILARHGEPQNLKNFFILHEGVVAMADGTLAEIDYDDMPDFPVVPSEGARAEVTQVAENGWIGFTDHYWMTTLIPQPGSAFKQVAKFDDARNIYQTEVVLPTQSLAPGGTAQVSTQLFAGAKEWEAIRNYEKSGVEGFLDSIDWGWFFFLTKPIFAVLHYLNAWIGNMGWAIIGLTLLIKALLFPLAYKSYVSMAKMKELQPEMEKIKERAGDDRQKLQQEMMALYKKEKVNPASGCLPILLQIPIFFSLYKVIFVTLELRHAPWLGPFQDLSAPDPTSIMNLFGLLPFAGPEPGSIMALIFLGILPLLLGISMWLQQKLNPAPTDPTQAMIFAWMPWVFMFMLGSFASGLVIYWIANNVITFTQQYLIMRSQGFKPDILGNIKSGIKRQKVDDKPANADSKPKGKK; encoded by the coding sequence ATGGATGATCAGAACAAGAACCTGCTTCTCGCAACCGCGCTCAGCTTTGTGGTGATCCTGGTCTGGTTCATCCTGTTTCCGCCGCCGGAACCGCCGGTGGACACCGCCGATCCCGCCACCGCGCAAGCCACCGCCGATCTGCCGCCGACCGGCGGCGTCGCCACCGCACCGAGCGCCGCACCCGGCACCACTCCGGCGACGCAGGCGACCACCGCGGCCGCCCCCGAAGCGCCGCGCGTCGCGATCGAGACCGAACGCCTGAGCGGGTCGATCTCGCTGACCGGCGGGCGCATCGACACGCTCAAGCTCAAGGATTACAGGGTCTCGATCGACGAGAACGCGGATATCGTTCAGATGCTGCGCCCGGTCGGCGACGTCGCGCCCTACTACGCGCTTTACGGCTGGGCCCCGGGAACCGGGCTGACGCTGGACGACGTTCCGGGGGCCAACACCCCCTGGCAGGTCGCCTCGGGCGAGACGCTGGGCATCGGCAGCCCGGTGACACTGCAATGGCAAAGCCCCGCCGGATTGACCTTTACCCGCACGATTTCGGTCGACGAGAACTACATGTTCACCGTCACCCAGGGCGTCACCAACGGCTCGGAGGCAACCGTGTCGATGGCGCCTTACGGTATCCTGGCGCGGCACGGCGAACCGCAGAACCTCAAGAACTTCTTCATCCTGCACGAAGGCGTTGTCGCCATGGCCGACGGCACGCTGGCGGAAATCGACTATGACGACATGCCTGACTTCCCGGTCGTGCCCAGCGAAGGTGCCCGCGCCGAAGTCACCCAGGTGGCCGAAAACGGCTGGATCGGCTTCACCGACCATTACTGGATGACGACGCTGATCCCGCAACCCGGCAGCGCCTTCAAGCAGGTCGCCAAATTCGACGACGCGCGCAACATCTACCAGACCGAAGTGGTGCTGCCGACGCAATCCCTCGCCCCCGGCGGGACCGCGCAGGTTTCGACCCAGCTGTTCGCCGGCGCAAAGGAATGGGAAGCGATCCGCAACTACGAAAAATCCGGCGTCGAGGGCTTTCTCGACAGCATCGACTGGGGCTGGTTCTTTTTCCTGACCAAGCCGATCTTCGCCGTGCTGCACTATCTCAATGCCTGGATCGGCAACATGGGCTGGGCGATCATCGGCCTGACCCTGCTGATCAAGGCGCTGCTGTTTCCGCTGGCCTACAAATCCTACGTCTCGATGGCGAAGATGAAGGAACTTCAGCCGGAGATGGAAAAGATCAAGGAGCGCGCCGGCGACGACCGCCAGAAGCTCCAGCAAGAGATGATGGCGCTCTACAAGAAGGAAAAGGTCAACCCGGCCTCGGGCTGTCTGCCGATCCTTCTGCAGATCCCGATCTTCTTCTCGCTCTACAAGGTGATCTTCGTCACGCTGGAATTGCGCCACGCGCCCTGGCTGGGCCCGTTCCAGGACCTCAGCGCGCCCGACCCGACCTCGATCATGAACCTGTTCGGCCTGCTGCCCTTTGCCGGGCCCGAACCGGGATCGATCATGGCGCTGATCTTCCTCGGCATTCTGCCGCTGCTGCTGGGCATCTCGATGTGGCTGCAGCAAAAGCTGAACCCGGCACCCACCGACCCGACCCAGGCGATGATCTTTGCCTGGATGCCCTGGGTGTTCATGTTCATGCTGGGCAGTTTCGCCAGCGGCCTGGTGATCTACTGGATCGCCAACAACGTCATCACCTTCACCCAGCAATACCTGATCATGCGCAGCCAGGGCTTCAAGCCGGACATCCTGGGCAACATCAAGTCGGGCATCAAACGGCAGAAGGTCGACGACAAGCCGGCCAATGCCGATAGCAAGCCCAAAGGCAAGAAATGA